One region of Bacillus pumilus genomic DNA includes:
- a CDS encoding PTS sugar transporter subunit IIB, producing MAKKILVSCGTAVATSTVVAKKVEETLKEKGYDVVVEQCKASEVPQKAEGADLIVTTTPVSDTKGTPVIQTLSFLTGFGIEDDIEKIIDHIK from the coding sequence ATGGCAAAGAAAATATTGGTTTCATGCGGAACAGCGGTTGCAACATCAACGGTTGTTGCCAAAAAGGTCGAAGAGACGTTAAAGGAAAAAGGATATGATGTCGTGGTGGAACAGTGCAAGGCATCTGAAGTCCCGCAAAAAGCGGAAGGCGCCGATTTAATCGTAACGACAACACCAGTGAGTGATACGAAAGGAACGCCTGTGATTCAAACATTATCCTTTTTAACTGGATTTGGCATTGAAGATGATATTGAAAAAATCATCGATCATATTAAGTAA
- a CDS encoding type II toxin-antitoxin system SpoIISB family antitoxin, translating into MDHALQGDNNNRKKNPFKILKKKQHISMADYKVSPHTERIFKKNEQLLGEYKNKRA; encoded by the coding sequence ATGGACCACGCACTTCAAGGGGATAACAACAATCGCAAGAAAAACCCTTTTAAGATTTTAAAGAAAAAGCAACATATTAGTATGGCGGATTACAAGGTAAGCCCCCATACTGAGCGTATTTTTAAAAAGAACGAACAGCTCTTGGGTGAGTATAAAAATAAAAGGGCTTGA
- a CDS encoding type II toxin-antitoxin system SpoIISA family toxin, with translation MLLFFQLTVWLLLGALAVYVFAVWRFEQKVKEKMFAIRKTWYWIYVAGAVVYWTNDPSSIFTDWMHYLIIAVFFALTDAFIFLSSYIKKLGNHELETDTHQLLEQNNDLLHSYLNKLKTYQYLLKNEPIHVYYGSVEAYIEGIERLIYSFADKMNIQAVLCPYDTQEQKDDLLRTLDQRALIQAKLDRQEVYYDDFGKLVLIPFSVADDHFVIKLTSDDIVTEFDYLLMTSLTTIYDLILPDEEEGDEDGPRTSRG, from the coding sequence ATGCTATTATTTTTTCAATTGACCGTGTGGTTATTGCTAGGTGCTCTTGCTGTATATGTATTTGCCGTATGGCGCTTTGAACAAAAAGTAAAAGAAAAGATGTTTGCCATTCGCAAAACGTGGTATTGGATTTATGTAGCTGGTGCTGTTGTGTACTGGACAAATGACCCTTCTTCAATCTTCACCGATTGGATGCACTACTTGATTATTGCCGTTTTTTTTGCATTAACCGATGCATTCATCTTTCTCAGCTCCTATATTAAAAAACTCGGAAATCACGAACTGGAAACCGACACCCATCAACTCCTAGAACAAAATAACGATCTACTTCATTCTTACCTCAATAAGCTAAAAACGTACCAATACCTATTGAAAAATGAACCGATTCATGTATATTATGGAAGTGTAGAGGCATATATAGAGGGAATTGAACGGCTCATTTATTCTTTTGCCGACAAAATGAATATTCAAGCAGTTCTTTGTCCATACGATACGCAGGAACAAAAAGATGACCTGCTGCGGACACTTGACCAGCGAGCTCTTATTCAGGCGAAGCTTGACAGGCAGGAAGTCTATTACGATGATTTCGGCAAATTGGTGCTCATCCCGTTTTCTGTAGCAGATGATCACTTCGTCATTAAGCTCACCTCTGATGACATTGTCACTGAGTTCGACTATTTATTAATGACGTCACTTACAACAATTTATGATCTAATCTTGCCTGACGAAGAGGAAGGTGATGAAGATGGACCACGCACTTCAAGGGGATAA
- a CDS encoding N-acetylmuramoyl-L-alanine amidase: MVQIYQDFIPVGNGNRPGYAMTPEYVTVHNTANTSKGADAKSHAAYVKSPTTEVSWHFTVDDHEIFQHLPLNENGWHAGDGHGNGNRKSIGIEICENVDGNFQQAVKHAQWLIQKLLKEHHIPLTNVVTHQYWSGKACPRQLLSTWDEFKKGIGTAEDPETVITYVVKSGDTLTSIAKAHGVTVQDLQKWNDISDPNKIQIGQVLKIYRNDAKSLYELPNGVLKVTSPLTKGEHVRLVQQALAAVYFYPDKAAANKGIDGVYGEKTANAVARFQLVNGLTSDGVYGPKTKEKLLKLLSK; this comes from the coding sequence ATGGTACAAATTTATCAAGATTTTATTCCAGTTGGAAACGGGAACCGCCCAGGATATGCGATGACACCGGAGTATGTAACGGTGCATAACACAGCAAACACGTCAAAGGGAGCGGATGCGAAAAGTCATGCGGCCTATGTAAAAAGCCCAACGACTGAGGTGAGCTGGCACTTTACAGTGGATGATCATGAAATCTTTCAGCATCTGCCATTAAATGAAAATGGCTGGCATGCAGGGGATGGTCATGGGAATGGTAACCGGAAGTCGATCGGAATTGAAATTTGTGAGAATGTAGATGGGAATTTTCAGCAAGCGGTCAAACATGCACAATGGCTCATTCAAAAGCTGTTAAAAGAACATCACATTCCGCTAACAAACGTGGTCACACATCAGTACTGGTCTGGAAAAGCATGTCCACGCCAGCTTCTATCTACTTGGGATGAATTTAAAAAAGGGATTGGAACGGCAGAAGATCCGGAGACGGTCATCACGTATGTCGTGAAAAGCGGGGATACGTTAACGAGTATTGCGAAAGCTCATGGGGTCACAGTTCAGGATTTACAGAAGTGGAATGACATTAGCGATCCGAATAAGATTCAAATTGGACAGGTTCTCAAAATTTATCGTAACGATGCAAAGAGTTTGTATGAGCTGCCAAATGGGGTTTTAAAGGTGACTTCTCCATTGACAAAGGGAGAGCACGTACGCCTAGTCCAGCAGGCGCTTGCTGCTGTTTATTTTTATCCTGATAAAGCAGCTGCAAATAAAGGAATAGACGGAGTTTACGGAGAAAAAACGGCGAACGCCGTAGCGCGTTTTCAGCTGGTAAATGGTCTGACAAGTGATGGGGTATACGGACCTAAAACGAAGGAAAAGCTTCTGAAGCTGTTAAGTAAGTGA
- a CDS encoding PTS galactitol transporter subunit IIC, with product MIKQAVDFILDLGPTIMLPIIMTLFGMILRQGFKKSFRAGITIGIGFVGVNLVINLLVSGLGPAAKAMVNSLGLKLDILDVGWPIGAAISFGTPVAPLMIPLVLLLNVILLSVNFTKTLNVDIWNFWHLIFAASVTYYAYHNMFLALAVGLIVSAITLKLADWTAPTIEHHFGLKGVSMAHAETVNFAPLMYASNRIIDKIPGLNKIHADPETLKKRFGIFGEPLVMGLILGIIIGLLGGYDAKGVMTLGIQMAAVLVLMPRMVALLMEGLIPISEGARSYIQKRFPGKNVYIGLDTAIVIGHPANMAVALLMVPITILLAVVLPYNGMLPFADLSVLPFTVVWAVAAARGNIIRGLINSIFTLMIVFFIATNLAPLATTMGKAVGFDFPEGANMISGIDLGSHVIPWIMVRLLDPSNPYFIAAIICALAYALLWYWVRNDIRKQYAKEMGLDQKDQ from the coding sequence ATGATCAAGCAAGCTGTCGATTTTATATTAGACCTTGGACCAACTATTATGCTCCCGATTATTATGACGCTTTTCGGTATGATTTTAAGGCAAGGCTTTAAGAAATCCTTCCGAGCCGGTATTACGATCGGAATTGGGTTTGTCGGTGTCAACCTTGTCATTAATTTGCTTGTGAGTGGCCTTGGGCCAGCAGCAAAAGCCATGGTTAATTCCCTTGGCCTAAAGCTCGATATTTTGGATGTTGGATGGCCGATTGGAGCGGCTATATCCTTCGGTACACCTGTTGCCCCTTTGATGATTCCTCTTGTGCTTTTGTTAAATGTCATCTTATTGTCCGTTAACTTTACAAAAACACTGAATGTAGATATTTGGAACTTCTGGCATTTGATTTTCGCAGCCTCTGTGACTTACTACGCTTATCATAATATGTTCTTGGCACTTGCTGTTGGTTTGATCGTCTCTGCTATCACGCTTAAATTAGCTGATTGGACGGCACCGACAATCGAACACCATTTTGGATTGAAAGGCGTATCGATGGCTCATGCTGAAACGGTCAACTTCGCACCGCTTATGTATGCGTCCAACCGTATCATTGACAAGATCCCTGGCTTAAACAAAATTCATGCTGATCCAGAAACATTGAAGAAACGTTTTGGTATTTTTGGCGAACCGCTTGTGATGGGTCTCATACTTGGTATCATTATTGGTCTTTTAGGCGGCTATGATGCGAAAGGCGTCATGACGCTTGGTATTCAAATGGCAGCAGTTCTTGTCCTAATGCCAAGAATGGTTGCGTTATTAATGGAAGGTCTTATTCCAATCTCTGAAGGCGCTCGTTCTTATATTCAAAAGCGCTTCCCTGGGAAAAATGTCTATATTGGTTTAGATACAGCGATTGTGATTGGTCATCCGGCGAATATGGCGGTAGCCCTTCTTATGGTGCCGATTACGATTCTACTTGCAGTCGTTCTCCCTTACAATGGCATGCTGCCGTTTGCTGACTTATCAGTTCTACCATTTACAGTTGTATGGGCAGTAGCAGCCGCTCGTGGAAACATTATTCGTGGTCTTATTAACAGTATTTTTACATTAATGATTGTCTTCTTTATCGCAACGAATCTCGCACCGCTTGCGACAACAATGGGGAAAGCAGTCGGGTTTGACTTCCCAGAAGGAGCCAATATGATTTCAGGTATTGACCTTGGTTCCCACGTCATTCCTTGGATCATGGTGAGACTTCTTGATCCGAGCAACCCGTACTTTATTGCAGCCATCATCTGTGCTCTGGCTTATGCGCTCCTATGGTACTGGGTGCGAAATGATATTAGAAAGCAGTATGCGAAAGAAATGGGCTTAGATCAGAAAGATCAATAA
- a CDS encoding PTS sugar transporter subunit IIA, with product MNNLFELDEQLIKLQYDASSREEVTTYLAERLEAGGYIKSSFLPAVLEREKTYPTGLPLATFGVAIPHTDPEHVNKPAISVATLKEPVIFHKMGSPDETVLAKIVFVLAISEPSKQLVMLEKLMTLFKKEEVMTKLSDMTSYEEAVAVLQKELNQ from the coding sequence TTGAACAACTTGTTTGAGTTAGATGAACAGCTGATCAAGCTGCAGTACGATGCATCTTCAAGAGAGGAGGTGACCACATATTTAGCAGAGCGATTAGAAGCGGGAGGATATATTAAGTCGAGCTTTTTACCAGCGGTGCTTGAAAGAGAAAAAACATATCCTACGGGCCTTCCACTTGCGACCTTTGGGGTAGCAATTCCACATACAGATCCTGAGCATGTGAACAAACCGGCGATTAGTGTAGCCACTTTAAAGGAACCTGTTATCTTTCACAAGATGGGGAGCCCTGATGAAACTGTGCTAGCTAAAATTGTGTTCGTCCTAGCAATCTCTGAACCTAGTAAGCAGCTTGTGATGTTAGAGAAGCTCATGACACTTTTTAAAAAAGAAGAGGTGATGACGAAGCTGTCTGATATGACGTCGTATGAAGAAGCGGTTGCTGTGCTTCAGAAAGAATTAAACCAATAG
- a CDS encoding DUF47 domain-containing protein: protein MLKRKKDKFSVLLTEIAKNLDETAEYFVSYKVTNQTTLKEFSDTLKEYETKGDNHVHTMIKELNKAFITPIEREDILQLTNSLDDVLDGIEHFSATMEIYSMTSSDEHIDKFSHYIRECAKEILITIDLLAENRLKDIQPHAIKIKEIEHNCDNLYRKSLKNLFGKETDPIKVIQYKEIYETLEEIADSCQSVANNLETIIMKNA, encoded by the coding sequence ATGTTAAAAAGGAAAAAAGACAAGTTTTCCGTCTTGTTAACGGAAATTGCTAAAAATTTAGATGAAACTGCTGAGTATTTTGTTAGCTATAAAGTAACAAATCAAACCACTCTGAAAGAATTTTCTGACACATTGAAGGAATATGAGACAAAAGGTGATAATCATGTTCATACGATGATTAAAGAGCTGAACAAAGCCTTTATTACGCCGATTGAACGTGAAGACATTCTTCAATTGACGAATAGCCTCGACGATGTTTTAGATGGAATTGAGCATTTTTCAGCGACAATGGAAATTTATTCAATGACAAGCTCTGACGAACATATCGACAAATTCAGCCACTACATCAGAGAATGTGCAAAGGAAATTTTAATTACAATCGATTTACTGGCTGAAAATCGCTTAAAAGATATTCAACCACACGCAATCAAAATCAAAGAGATCGAGCATAATTGTGACAATCTTTATCGTAAATCACTAAAGAACTTGTTTGGAAAAGAAACGGATCCAATCAAGGTCATTCAATACAAAGAAATTTACGAAACACTTGAAGAAATTGCTGATTCCTGTCAAAGTGTTGCCAACAATCTAGAAACAATCATTATGAAGAATGCGTAA
- a CDS encoding inorganic phosphate transporter has product MDTLLILTIFIVICALAFDFINGFHDTANAIATSVSTKALKPRHAIIMAAFMNFLGAMTFTGVAKSITKDIADPFTLQNGSVVILAALIAAITWNLLTWYYGIPSSSSHALIGSIAGAVIASAGFGALNYSGFIKIIQALLLSPILAFVLGYIVYTIIKIIFRNNNLAKTNKQFRRVQILTAALQSYTHGTNDAQKAMGIITMALIAGNLHTTDDIPFWVQFSCALAMGLGTSIGGWKIIKTVGGKIMKIRPVNGVSADLTGAAIIFGATFIHLPVSTTHVISSSILGVGSAHRVKGVNWGTAKRMLVTWVITLPISGTLGALIYFVLNAII; this is encoded by the coding sequence ATGGACACATTACTCATCCTTACCATATTTATTGTCATTTGTGCACTTGCTTTTGATTTCATCAACGGATTCCACGATACAGCAAATGCCATTGCCACTTCGGTTTCAACAAAGGCGTTAAAGCCTAGACATGCTATTATTATGGCAGCGTTCATGAACTTCTTAGGAGCAATGACATTTACAGGTGTGGCAAAGTCCATTACAAAAGACATCGCAGATCCTTTCACACTTCAAAACGGTTCTGTCGTCATTTTGGCTGCTTTAATTGCGGCCATTACTTGGAACTTGCTTACTTGGTATTACGGAATTCCGAGTAGTTCTTCGCACGCACTGATCGGATCAATTGCAGGAGCTGTTATTGCCTCTGCTGGTTTTGGCGCTTTAAACTATTCGGGGTTCATTAAAATCATTCAAGCACTGTTGCTTTCACCTATCCTAGCTTTCGTATTGGGATATATCGTGTATACCATTATCAAAATTATATTCAGAAACAACAATCTCGCAAAAACAAATAAACAATTCCGACGTGTTCAAATTTTAACTGCTGCACTGCAATCGTATACCCACGGAACAAACGATGCGCAAAAAGCGATGGGAATTATTACGATGGCTTTAATTGCAGGTAATTTGCATACAACTGACGACATTCCTTTCTGGGTACAATTCTCTTGTGCGCTTGCAATGGGACTAGGTACTTCTATTGGCGGCTGGAAGATTATTAAAACAGTCGGCGGTAAAATTATGAAAATTCGTCCAGTAAACGGAGTATCAGCTGACTTAACGGGTGCAGCTATTATCTTCGGAGCGACATTTATTCACTTACCTGTTAGTACCACTCACGTGATCTCATCTTCTATTCTAGGTGTAGGTTCTGCACACAGAGTAAAAGGAGTAAACTGGGGTACGGCAAAACGCATGCTCGTCACTTGGGTGATCACATTACCGATTTCGGGAACTCTAGGGGCTCTTATATACTTTGTGTTAAATGCGATTATCTAA
- the ggt gene encoding gamma-glutamyltransferase produces the protein MKRISLTILSICLLVFSFFLPVSQVTANETHGNKVAVGKDGMVATAHPLASEVGADVLKKGGNAVDAAVAIQYALNVTEPMMSGIGGGGFMMVYDGKTKETSIINSRERAPQGATPDMFLTDEGKVIPFAERSTHGNAVGVPGTVKGLEAALEKWGTRSMKELIKPSIELAEDGFEIDSVLAKAIDDHQGKLKKTAAAPIFLPDDQPLKEGDLLVQPGLAKTFKLIAKKGSKAFYEGKVAKALANTVQDFGGTMTTDDIGRYEVETDKPIWGDYKGYQLASMPPPSSGGVFMLQILKILDHFNLSRYDPKSFEKYQLLAETMHLSYADRAAYAGDPEFVDVPLKGLLDDDYISERASLIQLDQKNRNPKEGDPWAYEDEKNPSPIVPQPEDKTIGETTHFTVADQWGNVVSFTTTIEQLFGTGILVPEYGFFLNNELTDFDARPGGANEVQPNKRPLSSMTPTIIFKDNEPVMTVGSPGGTTIIASVSQTILNLLEYEMELQDAVEEPRIYTNSPTSYRYEVGVPLDVRTKLNDMGHRFGNSPIDIGNVQALLIDRKAGTFTGVADSSRNGTAVGVNLKLSAQ, from the coding sequence ATGAAACGCATTTCTCTAACTATTTTGTCCATATGTCTGTTGGTTTTCTCGTTTTTTCTGCCTGTCAGTCAGGTCACTGCAAACGAAACTCATGGGAATAAAGTAGCTGTTGGGAAGGATGGCATGGTGGCTACTGCCCATCCACTCGCATCAGAAGTGGGTGCAGATGTATTAAAGAAAGGTGGAAACGCTGTTGACGCTGCTGTTGCCATCCAGTACGCACTGAATGTGACAGAGCCAATGATGTCTGGAATTGGTGGCGGAGGATTTATGATGGTTTATGATGGGAAGACAAAAGAAACATCCATCATCAATAGTCGAGAAAGAGCACCACAAGGCGCAACACCAGACATGTTTTTAACAGATGAGGGGAAAGTCATCCCGTTTGCTGAGCGATCCACACACGGTAATGCTGTTGGTGTTCCAGGGACTGTGAAAGGTCTTGAGGCGGCATTAGAAAAGTGGGGAACCCGCTCGATGAAGGAATTGATTAAGCCTTCCATTGAGCTTGCAGAGGATGGATTTGAAATCGATTCTGTTCTGGCAAAAGCCATTGATGATCATCAAGGAAAATTGAAAAAAACGGCCGCAGCGCCAATCTTTCTTCCAGATGATCAGCCGCTCAAAGAAGGAGACCTCCTAGTTCAGCCAGGTCTTGCAAAAACATTTAAGCTCATTGCGAAAAAAGGAAGCAAAGCATTTTATGAAGGAAAAGTAGCAAAGGCACTTGCAAATACAGTCCAGGATTTTGGCGGGACGATGACAACTGATGACATTGGTCGTTATGAGGTCGAGACTGACAAGCCTATCTGGGGAGACTATAAAGGATACCAGCTTGCAAGTATGCCTCCACCAAGCTCAGGCGGGGTATTTATGCTGCAAATTCTCAAAATACTTGACCACTTTAACCTATCTCGATATGACCCCAAATCATTTGAAAAATATCAGCTACTTGCTGAAACGATGCATCTCTCCTATGCTGACCGTGCTGCATATGCCGGCGACCCCGAGTTCGTAGATGTTCCACTAAAAGGACTATTAGACGATGATTACATTTCAGAAAGAGCCTCTCTTATTCAATTAGATCAAAAGAATCGTAACCCGAAAGAAGGGGATCCGTGGGCGTATGAGGATGAAAAAAATCCATCTCCTATTGTTCCGCAGCCTGAAGATAAAACCATTGGTGAGACCACACATTTTACTGTTGCCGATCAGTGGGGAAATGTTGTGTCATTCACGACAACCATTGAACAGTTATTTGGTACAGGGATTCTCGTCCCAGAATATGGTTTCTTCTTAAACAATGAACTAACAGATTTTGATGCAAGACCAGGCGGAGCAAATGAAGTTCAGCCGAATAAACGACCATTGTCTAGTATGACACCGACCATCATTTTTAAAGATAATGAGCCTGTCATGACAGTAGGTTCACCGGGAGGAACGACCATTATTGCTTCTGTTTCACAAACCATTTTGAATTTGCTTGAATATGAGATGGAGCTTCAGGATGCAGTTGAAGAACCAAGAATTTACACAAACAGCCCAACTTCTTATCGTTATGAAGTAGGTGTCCCTCTCGATGTGAGAACAAAGCTTAATGACATGGGACATCGTTTCGGCAATTCGCCTATTGATATAGGAAATGTCCAAGCGCTACTCATTGATCGAAAAGCAGGAACCTTTACTGGAGTGGCTGACTCCTCGAGAAACGGAACTGCCGTTGGCGTCAATTTAAAGCTATCTGCCCAATAA
- a CDS encoding ASCH domain-containing protein: MNQQSTLFWETYWKEKSESAPIDASVSAWAFGADPDHLLDLVLQGKKTATCSGHLFYEKEQEPLPKAGQYAVILDSHDEPKAIIEITHVDVMPMNEVPESFAQAEGEGDLSYNYWYKAHQAFFTEALKPYGLEFKEDMLLVCERFKLVYSAS, from the coding sequence ATGAATCAGCAGAGCACCTTATTTTGGGAAACTTATTGGAAAGAAAAATCAGAAAGCGCACCAATTGACGCATCTGTTTCCGCTTGGGCATTTGGAGCAGACCCAGATCATTTACTTGACCTTGTTCTGCAAGGGAAAAAAACAGCGACATGTTCTGGACATCTTTTTTACGAAAAGGAACAGGAGCCGCTTCCAAAGGCAGGACAATATGCGGTCATTTTAGACAGCCATGACGAACCAAAAGCCATCATAGAGATCACACATGTAGATGTCATGCCAATGAATGAGGTTCCAGAATCATTTGCCCAAGCAGAAGGCGAAGGCGATCTTTCTTATAACTATTGGTACAAAGCCCATCAAGCATTTTTCACAGAAGCACTCAAACCGTACGGATTAGAATTTAAAGAAGACATGCTCCTAGTTTGCGAGCGATTTAAACTAGTTTATTCAGCTTCTTAA
- a CDS encoding poly-gamma-glutamate hydrolase family protein: MRQMIDTYQSYEELSAHERKGIDYQILHERKGDQLLVLSPHAGGIESGVSELIHEISSDYSMYLFEGLKVKGNHVLHITSTRFDEPLCLSQVHTHHYTFALHGYGETEVLQTLVGGTDRERAAETVKRLTLNGFHALLLAESDRFSGTHPDNINNKCLTGKSVQLEISQAQRRAFFQDFRRRYRRDTQTEQFYRYTNVLKQVLALYE, encoded by the coding sequence ATGAGGCAAATGATCGATACGTATCAAAGTTATGAAGAGCTTTCCGCTCATGAAAGAAAAGGGATTGATTATCAAATTCTTCACGAGCGGAAAGGTGACCAGCTTCTGGTTTTGTCGCCTCATGCCGGAGGAATTGAATCAGGCGTGAGTGAGCTCATTCATGAAATATCTAGTGACTATTCTATGTATTTATTTGAAGGCCTTAAAGTAAAAGGCAATCATGTTCTTCATATTACAAGCACACGCTTTGATGAGCCGCTTTGCCTTTCACAGGTGCATACCCATCATTATACGTTTGCACTTCATGGTTACGGAGAAACAGAGGTGCTTCAAACGTTAGTGGGGGGTACGGACAGAGAAAGAGCGGCAGAAACTGTGAAGCGTTTAACGCTAAATGGCTTTCACGCATTGCTGCTAGCCGAATCTGATCGTTTTTCTGGAACGCATCCTGATAATATCAATAACAAATGTTTGACAGGAAAAAGTGTACAACTTGAAATTAGTCAGGCGCAAAGAAGAGCATTCTTTCAAGACTTTAGGCGTCGATACCGGCGAGATACACAAACTGAACAATTTTATCGGTACACAAATGTACTCAAACAAGTATTAGCCCTTTATGAATAA
- a CDS encoding methyl-accepting chemotaxis protein, whose product MDILQSIVTAAPYIMQILKNEVTLGVTDREKFLLYLPSKDLDFQIRAGEFIKPDDLNLKKALRGEISNISLPESVYGTPLNSMCMPILDENQQAIGALALGFPLKNQLELEAYMESLSDIIQSIQEKVHVVAAHSEELSATSEEMTLQTQQTLESSKKTSDITKMIKGISKQTSLLGLNASIEAARAGKEGAGFSVVANEVQKLSSETSRATENIENSLQGISSNIHTLLESMDHMKGSSSEQALLVTEFSEIVDRLTTVSKDMKKFMQTVMST is encoded by the coding sequence TTGGATATACTACAGAGCATTGTAACTGCAGCACCTTATATCATGCAGATTTTAAAAAATGAAGTGACGCTGGGTGTCACTGATCGAGAGAAATTTTTGCTTTATTTGCCATCGAAAGATCTTGATTTTCAAATTCGGGCTGGTGAATTCATTAAACCAGATGATCTGAATTTGAAAAAAGCGCTGAGAGGTGAGATATCAAATATATCTTTGCCTGAATCGGTGTATGGAACGCCATTAAATTCAATGTGTATGCCTATTTTAGATGAAAACCAACAAGCAATTGGTGCACTCGCTTTAGGTTTTCCCCTTAAAAATCAATTAGAGCTTGAAGCGTATATGGAGTCATTAAGTGACATCATTCAAAGTATTCAAGAAAAGGTGCATGTGGTAGCGGCGCATTCAGAGGAGCTTTCAGCGACGAGTGAGGAAATGACCTTACAAACGCAGCAAACACTTGAAAGCTCGAAAAAAACATCCGATATTACAAAAATGATTAAAGGGATTTCGAAACAAACGAGTTTGCTAGGATTGAATGCTTCAATTGAAGCAGCCAGAGCAGGAAAAGAGGGAGCTGGCTTTAGTGTTGTAGCAAATGAGGTTCAAAAGCTTTCAAGTGAAACCTCACGTGCAACAGAAAACATTGAAAACTCATTACAAGGGATTTCGTCCAATATACATACATTACTTGAGAGTATGGATCATATGAAAGGTTCATCATCAGAACAGGCTTTACTTGTCACAGAGTTTAGTGAAATTGTCGATCGATTGACGACGGTTAGTAAGGATATGAAGAAATTCATGCAAACCGTCATGTCAACGTAA
- a CDS encoding DUF5412 domain-containing protein: MLKKKTTLTLIILLLSFAGIIYWKCFSLQGVSHGTFIRSMSSPDGMYIINTYQHSGGKLKENAVRAEIENKLSHRKKTIYWKYPDKDPLIQWKNGQLVQIGHEFLNVVKGDTYDYRFDQNKRK, from the coding sequence ATGTTAAAAAAGAAAACCACCCTCACTCTGATCATCTTACTCCTTAGCTTCGCTGGCATTATTTATTGGAAATGCTTCTCTCTTCAAGGCGTGTCTCACGGAACATTCATCCGCTCGATGTCATCACCTGACGGAATGTATATCATCAACACCTATCAGCATAGCGGAGGAAAGCTAAAGGAAAACGCAGTCAGAGCAGAAATTGAAAACAAACTGAGCCACCGCAAGAAAACGATTTACTGGAAATACCCTGATAAAGACCCTCTCATCCAGTGGAAAAACGGACAGCTTGTTCAAATTGGACATGAATTTTTAAATGTGGTGAAAGGCGACACGTATGATTATCGCTTTGATCAGAACAAGAGAAAATAA
- a CDS encoding ImmA/IrrE family metallo-endopeptidase, with protein MTGFLTHLEEDIKRLYDQLQISGPAYRELQRIASEFRVWVHYEETGSMMIQHQGLYSIILNRSLSPEEQWQDFAHELCHVLKHTGNHFKMNKLFRELQEFQAKQFMYHFCVPTFMLLKMKLPTLRQQAILHIAQTFHVTWAFAEKRVALFEQRKAGIRFQQEFTSYLMKAERVAEKEAVYQT; from the coding sequence ATGACTGGTTTTTTAACCCATTTAGAAGAAGATATTAAGCGTTTATATGATCAATTGCAAATAAGCGGTCCTGCTTATAGAGAGTTGCAAAGGATCGCTTCTGAATTTCGTGTATGGGTCCATTACGAAGAGACTGGCAGCATGATGATCCAGCATCAAGGTCTTTACAGTATTATCTTAAACAGATCCCTATCACCTGAAGAACAGTGGCAGGATTTTGCCCACGAGCTTTGTCATGTGCTAAAGCATACAGGCAATCATTTCAAAATGAACAAACTCTTTCGAGAACTACAGGAGTTTCAGGCAAAACAATTCATGTACCACTTTTGTGTGCCAACCTTTATGCTGCTGAAAATGAAGCTTCCAACCCTTCGGCAGCAAGCCATTTTGCATATTGCTCAAACGTTTCACGTCACTTGGGCTTTTGCTGAAAAACGGGTTGCCTTATTCGAACAGCGAAAAGCAGGTATTCGCTTTCAACAGGAGTTTACGTCTTATTTAATGAAAGCAGAAAGAGTCGCAGAAAAAGAAGCCGTTTATCAAACGTAA